One window of Solwaraspora sp. WMMA2056 genomic DNA carries:
- a CDS encoding beta-N-acetylhexosaminidase, which produces MLLPRPTRLVRSAGDFTLTASTGVQAPDGIADLLRELITPATGLPLPDGPAAGAGGMISMRTVDAAQLGAEGYRLTVDPSGVRAEAATEVGLRWAVQTLRQLLPEQVYAAAPVRGVPWRLPAVEIVDVPTYAWRGSLLDVARWCHPLPFLYRYVDLLAAHKLNTLHLHLTDDQGWRFEVRRYPRLTEVGGYRAASPAGHARDGRGDGVPHGGWYRQADLRDLVAYAHRRGVRIMPEIDLPGHAQAAIAAYPEFGNDHTRQLAVRTTWGISTHVLNLEPATLAAVCDIFDEVVDVFPFEYVHVGGDEVPSAEWAASPAATARAAALGLPRVADLQGWWTGQLAAHLAGHRRRIAVWDELLDRGAPAGATVFAWRGTDRIDAARAAGLPVVAAPYTHTYFDWAESDGPAEPLAIAGTVPLETVYGFQPGEVLGVQGQLWSEYLPTPQRVLWRAFPRLAALAEVGWSGPVAVDVDGVVPAGTWVEFRDRLTVHLRRLDQLGVGYRPLD; this is translated from the coding sequence ATGTTGTTGCCGCGTCCTACCCGGCTGGTCCGTTCGGCCGGAGACTTCACGCTCACCGCGTCGACCGGCGTACAGGCCCCCGACGGCATCGCTGACCTGCTGCGGGAGCTGATCACCCCGGCCACCGGTCTGCCGCTGCCGGACGGTCCGGCGGCCGGTGCCGGCGGGATGATCAGTATGCGGACGGTGGACGCCGCGCAGCTCGGCGCGGAAGGCTACCGGCTCACCGTCGACCCCTCCGGGGTACGGGCGGAGGCCGCCACCGAGGTCGGGCTCCGTTGGGCGGTGCAGACGCTGCGCCAGTTGCTGCCCGAGCAGGTGTACGCCGCCGCACCGGTACGCGGGGTGCCGTGGCGACTGCCGGCGGTCGAGATCGTCGACGTGCCGACGTACGCCTGGCGAGGCTCCCTGCTGGACGTTGCCCGCTGGTGCCATCCGTTGCCGTTCCTCTACCGCTACGTCGATCTGCTGGCGGCGCACAAGCTCAACACCCTGCACCTGCACCTGACCGACGACCAGGGCTGGCGGTTCGAGGTGCGTCGCTACCCCCGGCTGACCGAGGTCGGCGGGTACCGGGCCGCCTCACCGGCCGGCCACGCCCGCGACGGCCGCGGCGACGGGGTGCCGCACGGCGGCTGGTACCGGCAGGCCGACCTACGTGACCTGGTGGCGTACGCGCACCGGCGCGGTGTCCGGATCATGCCGGAGATCGACCTGCCAGGGCACGCCCAGGCGGCGATCGCCGCCTATCCCGAGTTCGGCAACGACCACACCCGCCAGCTGGCGGTCCGTACCACCTGGGGCATCTCCACCCACGTGCTCAACCTCGAACCGGCCACCCTGGCCGCCGTCTGCGACATCTTCGACGAGGTGGTCGACGTGTTTCCGTTCGAGTACGTGCACGTCGGCGGCGACGAGGTGCCCAGCGCGGAGTGGGCGGCCAGCCCGGCGGCGACCGCCCGGGCCGCCGCGCTGGGGCTGCCCCGGGTCGCCGACCTGCAGGGCTGGTGGACCGGGCAGCTCGCCGCGCACCTGGCCGGACACCGGCGGCGGATCGCGGTCTGGGACGAACTGCTCGACCGGGGTGCCCCGGCCGGGGCGACGGTCTTCGCCTGGCGGGGCACCGACCGCATCGACGCCGCCCGGGCGGCCGGGCTGCCGGTGGTCGCCGCGCCGTACACCCACACCTACTTCGACTGGGCCGAGTCCGACGGTCCGGCCGAGCCGCTGGCGATCGCGGGCACGGTGCCGCTGGAGACGGTGTACGGGTTCCAGCCGGGCGAGGTGCTCGGGGTGCAGGGGCAGTTGTGGAGCGAGTACCTGCCGACGCCGCAGCGGGTGCTGTGGCGGGCGTTTCCGCGGCTGGCGGCGCTGGCCGAGGTGGGCTGGTCCGGGCCGGTGGCGGTGGACGTCGACGGGGTGGTGCCGGCCGGTACGTGGGTGGAGTTCCGCGACCGGCTCACCGTCCACCTGCGCCGGCTCGATCAGCTCGGGGTGGGCTACCGGCCGCTGGACTGA
- a CDS encoding PLP-dependent aminotransferase family protein, with protein sequence MAVIVRGSQLARLLGHWHALPGRRRNPDYAALAGAVRGLLADGRLSLGVRLPAERELAEALRVSRTTVTAAYRSLRESGHLTSRRGAGSWTTLPSGHQVASTGLWTAETDLDMIDLGYAALAAPPELVPAARAAAEDLPRYLQHAGYFPTGLAELRAAIAQGYTRRGLPTSAEQIMVTGGTQHALDLVLRLLLPAGAPALVESPTYPNALAALAARRARIATHGLATGPDGGWDADLLLGAIRQERPRLAYLIPEFQNPTGHLMTTELRERVVAAAHASGTDLVVDESFVDLPLDGTVVPPPTAVFDRHSRVISIGGMSKPYWGGLRIGWVRASAPLVQRLAALRVGVDMAGPVLDQLVGVHLLAAADQIVPARLAQLTAQRDALLAELGTALPEWRVTVPHGGVTLWAELDGPISSALARAAEEAGVRLAPGPRFGIDGTLERFLRLPFTLPVPVLTDAVRRIAAVRYDLDRTSRRQWREPAMIA encoded by the coding sequence ATGGCAGTGATCGTTCGGGGTAGCCAATTGGCGCGGCTGCTCGGGCACTGGCATGCGCTGCCGGGCCGGCGCCGCAATCCGGACTACGCCGCCCTGGCCGGCGCGGTCCGCGGTCTGCTCGCCGACGGGCGGCTCTCGCTCGGGGTGCGGCTGCCGGCCGAGCGGGAGCTCGCCGAAGCGCTGCGGGTCAGCCGGACCACGGTCACCGCCGCGTACCGCAGTCTGCGCGAGAGCGGGCACCTGACCAGCCGCCGGGGGGCCGGTAGCTGGACCACGCTGCCCAGCGGCCATCAGGTCGCCAGCACCGGGTTGTGGACCGCCGAGACCGACCTGGACATGATCGACCTGGGATACGCGGCGTTGGCCGCGCCGCCCGAGCTGGTCCCGGCGGCCCGGGCCGCCGCCGAGGATCTGCCCCGCTACCTGCAGCACGCCGGCTACTTTCCGACCGGGCTCGCCGAGCTGCGGGCGGCGATCGCCCAGGGCTACACCCGGCGCGGCCTGCCCACCAGCGCCGAGCAGATCATGGTGACCGGTGGCACCCAGCACGCGCTCGACCTGGTGCTGCGCCTGCTGCTGCCGGCCGGTGCGCCGGCGCTGGTGGAGTCGCCGACGTACCCGAATGCGCTCGCCGCGTTGGCCGCCCGCCGGGCCCGGATCGCCACCCACGGGCTGGCCACCGGCCCGGACGGCGGCTGGGACGCCGACCTGCTGCTCGGCGCGATCCGGCAGGAACGCCCCCGGCTGGCCTACCTGATCCCGGAGTTCCAGAACCCGACCGGTCACCTGATGACGACCGAGCTGCGGGAGCGGGTGGTCGCGGCGGCCCACGCCAGCGGCACCGATCTGGTGGTGGACGAGTCGTTCGTAGACCTTCCGTTGGACGGCACCGTGGTCCCGCCGCCGACCGCGGTCTTCGACCGGCACTCCCGGGTGATCTCCATCGGTGGGATGAGCAAGCCGTACTGGGGCGGCCTGCGGATCGGGTGGGTGCGGGCCTCGGCGCCGCTGGTGCAGCGGCTCGCGGCCCTGCGGGTCGGGGTCGACATGGCCGGGCCGGTGCTCGACCAGTTGGTCGGGGTGCATCTGCTGGCCGCCGCCGACCAGATCGTGCCGGCCCGGCTGGCGCAACTGACCGCGCAGCGGGACGCGCTGCTGGCCGAGCTGGGCACGGCGCTGCCGGAGTGGCGGGTCACCGTGCCGCACGGCGGGGTGACCCTCTGGGCGGAGCTGGACGGTCCGATCTCCAGCGCCCTGGCGCGGGCCGCCGAGGAGGCCGGGGTCCGGCTGGCGCCGGGCCCCCGGTTCGGCATCGACGGCACCCTCGAGCGCTTCCTGCGGCTACCGTTCACCTTGCCGGTGCCGGTGCTGACCGACGCGGTCCGCCGGATCGCCGCGGTGCGCTACGACCTTGACCGCACCAGCCGCCGCCAGTGGCGGGAACCCGCCATGATCGCCTGA
- a CDS encoding long-chain fatty acid--CoA ligase, whose product MALHVPYRSIPDMFLQRVAATPDKNAFASPAAGDSGLTWLTWSQVAARTKAIAAGLYGLGVGNEDRVAILAGTRLEWVLADLGIMCAAGATTTVYPTTEPADATFIIGDSGSKVLIAENPTQAGKITGAELPALTHVVLMDGEPDPAAAVPQLTLAQLEERGARALADEPGLIERIATTIEPEHLATLIYTSGTTGRPKGVELLHRGWCWEAVAQADLGIMNPDDLQYLWLPLSHSFGKTLLCSIIHVGLPTYVDGRVDKLVEMLAVVRPTLMCAAPRIFEKVYNKAVTTAHDAGGAKARIFNWAVGVGRQRVALQQAGTPVPGGLKLKYAIAEKLVFSKLQARLGGHIRVLVSGSAPLSPDIAEFFAAANLPICEGYGLTEASAANFVNRPVQIKIGTVGQPLGDLECRIDDDGEVLLRGAPVMRGYHNLPQETTEAFTEGGYFRTGDIGVLDDDGFLTITDRKKDLVKTSGGKYVAPSHIEGLFKATCPYTSQAVVIGQARNYCTMLVTLDPDAIAGWAAGGPLAGRPYAEIVASPQAHALVEGYVAELNSKLNRWETIKKFTILNRDLTIEDGEMTPSLKIKRRIVESNFAAEIDRMYAGQLAEI is encoded by the coding sequence ATGGCTCTCCACGTACCATATCGGTCGATTCCCGACATGTTCCTGCAGCGGGTCGCCGCGACCCCCGACAAGAACGCATTTGCCTCGCCCGCTGCGGGCGACTCGGGTCTGACCTGGTTGACCTGGAGTCAGGTCGCCGCGCGGACCAAGGCGATCGCCGCAGGCCTGTACGGCCTCGGTGTCGGCAACGAGGACCGGGTGGCCATCCTGGCCGGCACCCGGCTCGAGTGGGTGCTCGCCGACCTGGGGATCATGTGCGCCGCCGGGGCGACCACCACGGTCTACCCGACCACCGAACCGGCCGACGCCACCTTCATCATCGGCGACTCGGGATCCAAGGTCCTCATCGCCGAGAACCCCACCCAGGCCGGCAAGATCACCGGTGCCGAGCTGCCCGCGCTGACCCATGTGGTGCTGATGGACGGCGAGCCCGACCCGGCCGCGGCCGTCCCCCAGCTGACCCTGGCGCAGCTGGAGGAACGCGGCGCCCGGGCGCTGGCCGACGAACCCGGGCTGATCGAGCGGATCGCCACCACGATCGAGCCGGAGCACCTGGCCACCCTGATCTACACCTCCGGCACCACCGGCCGCCCCAAGGGCGTCGAACTGCTGCACCGGGGCTGGTGCTGGGAGGCGGTGGCCCAGGCCGACCTGGGCATCATGAACCCCGACGACCTGCAGTACCTCTGGCTGCCGCTGTCGCACTCGTTCGGCAAGACCCTGCTCTGCAGCATCATCCACGTCGGACTTCCCACCTACGTGGACGGCCGGGTGGACAAGCTGGTCGAGATGCTGGCGGTGGTCCGCCCCACGCTGATGTGCGCCGCCCCCCGGATCTTCGAGAAGGTCTACAACAAGGCGGTCACCACCGCCCACGACGCCGGCGGCGCCAAGGCCAGGATCTTCAACTGGGCGGTCGGCGTCGGCCGGCAGCGGGTCGCCCTGCAGCAGGCCGGCACACCGGTGCCGGGCGGGCTGAAGCTCAAGTACGCGATCGCCGAGAAACTGGTGTTCAGCAAGCTCCAGGCCCGCCTCGGCGGGCACATCCGGGTGCTGGTCTCCGGCTCCGCGCCGCTGAGCCCGGACATCGCCGAGTTCTTCGCCGCCGCGAACCTGCCGATCTGCGAAGGATACGGGTTGACCGAGGCGAGCGCCGCGAACTTCGTCAACCGACCGGTCCAGATCAAGATCGGTACGGTCGGCCAGCCACTCGGTGACCTGGAGTGCCGCATCGACGACGACGGCGAGGTCCTGCTACGCGGCGCGCCGGTGATGCGCGGCTACCACAACCTGCCGCAGGAGACGACCGAGGCGTTCACCGAGGGCGGCTACTTCCGCACCGGCGACATCGGCGTGCTCGACGACGACGGCTTCCTCACCATCACCGACCGCAAGAAGGACCTGGTCAAGACCTCCGGCGGCAAGTACGTCGCGCCGTCGCACATCGAGGGGCTGTTCAAGGCCACCTGCCCGTACACCTCGCAGGCGGTGGTGATCGGCCAGGCCCGCAACTACTGCACCATGCTGGTCACCCTGGACCCGGACGCCATCGCCGGCTGGGCCGCCGGTGGCCCGCTGGCCGGCCGGCCGTACGCCGAGATCGTCGCCTCGCCGCAGGCGCACGCGCTCGTCGAGGGGTACGTGGCCGAACTCAACAGCAAGCTGAACCGCTGGGAAACCATCAAGAAGTTCACTATCCTCAATCGGGACCTGACCATCGAGGACGGCGAGATGACGCCGTCACTCAAGATCAAACGCCGGATCGTGGAGAGCAACTTCGCCGCGGAGATCGACCGGATGTACGCCGGTCAACTCGCCGAGATCTGA
- a CDS encoding S8 family peptidase, with product MTVLRTHSRRLLLTGCAAAVATALIGNPAAAAPAGDIQLAGGATAVADSYIVVLKDSAVAAKATSARTAAVADRAGSLAGQYGGSVERVFGAAVNGFEATLTASQARRLAAHSSVAYVEQNHVVSIAATQTNPPSWGLDRIDQRNRPLNSAYTYPSTATNVTAYIIDTGIRTTHNDFGGRASRGYDAFGGTSEDCNGHGTHVAGTVGGSAYGVAKGVRLVAVRVLNCSGSGTTAGVIAGVNWVTSNARKPAVANMSLGGGASSTLDSAVANSISSGVSYAVAAGNSNRNACSYSPARVANAITVGATTSTDARASYSNYGSCLDIFAPGSSITAPWYNSNSATNTISGTSMAAPHAAGAAALVLAANPSYSPAQVTSSLVSNATTGVVTSAGSGSPNRLLFVVN from the coding sequence ATGACCGTTCTCCGTACACACAGCCGACGGCTGCTGCTGACCGGCTGTGCCGCCGCGGTCGCCACCGCGCTGATCGGCAACCCGGCCGCCGCCGCGCCCGCTGGCGACATCCAGCTCGCCGGTGGCGCCACCGCGGTCGCGGACAGCTACATCGTGGTGCTCAAGGACTCCGCCGTCGCGGCGAAGGCGACCTCGGCACGCACCGCCGCCGTCGCCGACCGGGCCGGCAGCCTCGCCGGCCAGTACGGCGGATCCGTCGAGCGGGTGTTCGGTGCCGCCGTCAACGGCTTCGAGGCCACCCTCACCGCGTCGCAGGCCCGCCGACTGGCCGCCCACTCCTCGGTGGCGTACGTCGAGCAGAACCACGTCGTGTCGATCGCCGCCACCCAGACCAACCCGCCGTCCTGGGGTCTGGACCGCATCGACCAGCGCAACCGCCCGTTGAACAGCGCCTACACGTACCCCAGCACGGCCACCAACGTCACCGCGTACATCATCGACACCGGCATCCGGACCACCCACAACGACTTCGGTGGGCGGGCCAGCCGCGGCTACGACGCCTTCGGCGGCACCTCCGAGGACTGCAACGGCCACGGCACCCACGTCGCGGGCACCGTGGGCGGCAGCGCGTACGGCGTTGCCAAGGGCGTGCGCCTGGTCGCCGTCCGGGTGCTCAACTGCTCCGGCAGCGGCACCACCGCCGGCGTCATCGCCGGGGTCAACTGGGTCACCTCCAACGCCCGCAAGCCGGCCGTGGCCAACATGAGCCTCGGCGGCGGCGCCAGCAGCACGCTGGACAGCGCGGTGGCCAACTCGATCTCCTCCGGCGTCAGCTACGCGGTGGCGGCCGGCAACTCCAACCGCAACGCCTGCAGCTACTCGCCGGCCCGGGTCGCCAACGCGATCACCGTCGGCGCCACCACCAGCACCGACGCGCGCGCGTCCTACTCCAACTACGGCAGCTGCCTGGACATCTTCGCGCCGGGTTCGTCGATCACCGCGCCCTGGTACAACAGCAACAGCGCGACCAACACCATCAGCGGCACCTCGATGGCCGCGCCGCACGCGGCCGGCGCCGCCGCCCTGGTGCTCGCCGCCAACCCGTCCTACAGCCCGGCCCAGGTCACCAGCTCGCTGGTGAGCAACGCCACCACCGGTGTGGTGACCAGCGCGGGCAGCGGCTCTCCGAACCGCCTGCTCTTCGTGGTCAACTGA
- a CDS encoding PepSY domain-containing protein: MAALAVAGTAVGAAAQNVTGSARAVSATSGTGPATAPQPAATDTPTAPTASGAAGATEVVGVEQAKRIALAHVGEGRVTEIERDREHGRPVWEVEVRAERVEWDLDIDRETGEILDVDRDDDDDDDDRDDDDRRDRDDRRDD, encoded by the coding sequence GTGGCCGCACTGGCGGTGGCCGGTACGGCGGTCGGCGCGGCCGCCCAGAACGTGACCGGTTCGGCCCGCGCGGTCAGCGCCACCAGCGGCACCGGTCCGGCCACGGCACCGCAACCGGCCGCCACCGACACCCCGACCGCCCCGACCGCATCCGGTGCCGCCGGCGCCACCGAGGTGGTCGGGGTCGAGCAGGCGAAGCGGATCGCGCTGGCGCACGTCGGGGAGGGCCGGGTCACCGAGATCGAGCGGGACCGGGAGCACGGCCGGCCGGTCTGGGAGGTCGAGGTCAGGGCCGAGCGCGTCGAGTGGGACCTGGACATCGACCGGGAGACCGGCGAGATCCTCGACGTCGACCGCGACGACGATGACGATGACGATGACCGGGACGACGACGACCGGCGTGACCGGGACGACCGACGCGACGACTGA
- a CDS encoding HAMP domain-containing sensor histidine kinase yields MRRRLTLLVAATTTLVLVAFLVPLALLLRTVAQDRAIIAASADVQSIVSLVGTADVATLRLTVEQLAATADRPVTVYLPDGTVLGDQVPATPAVRLAGTGRSLTAADAQGREILVAVQGRPDGTAVIRTFVSAAELDRGVGRAWAVLAGLGLGLILVGVLVADRLARRLVAPITELSAVSHRLAGAELSARAQPGGPPELREVAGALNHLAGRIQELLRDERERVADLSHRLRTPLTALRLEAESLPDPAEAARVTAAVDSLERAVTGLIQQARRRSAAPAGPGGRPAVADAAVVVRDRVEFWSVLAEDTGRTVRLDLASGPLPVAADAEELAAAVDALLGNVFAHTPDGTGFAVTLAVSDDGAVLTVADAGPGLPEGLARRGVSQAGSTGLGLDIAARVARASGGRLAVADGSPGAVVTLRLGRPRS; encoded by the coding sequence GTGAGACGCCGGCTCACCCTGCTGGTCGCCGCCACCACGACCCTGGTGCTGGTGGCCTTCCTGGTGCCGCTGGCGCTGCTGCTGCGCACCGTGGCGCAGGACCGGGCGATCATCGCCGCCAGCGCCGACGTGCAGTCGATCGTCTCGCTCGTCGGCACCGCCGACGTCGCCACCCTGCGGCTGACCGTCGAGCAGCTGGCCGCCACCGCCGACCGGCCGGTCACCGTCTACCTGCCCGACGGCACGGTCCTCGGTGACCAGGTGCCGGCGACGCCGGCGGTCCGGCTGGCCGGCACCGGCCGCAGCCTCACCGCAGCCGACGCCCAGGGCCGCGAGATCCTGGTCGCGGTGCAGGGCCGCCCCGACGGTACGGCGGTGATCCGTACCTTCGTCTCCGCCGCCGAGCTGGACCGGGGGGTCGGCCGGGCCTGGGCCGTGCTGGCCGGGCTCGGCCTGGGCCTGATCCTGGTCGGGGTCCTCGTCGCCGACCGGCTGGCCCGCCGGTTGGTCGCGCCGATCACCGAGCTGTCCGCCGTGTCGCACCGGTTGGCCGGTGCCGAACTGTCGGCCCGGGCGCAGCCCGGTGGCCCTCCCGAGCTACGGGAGGTGGCCGGGGCGTTGAACCACCTGGCCGGGCGGATCCAGGAGCTGCTGCGCGACGAACGCGAACGCGTCGCCGACCTGTCGCACCGGCTCCGTACGCCGCTGACCGCGCTGCGGTTGGAGGCCGAGTCGCTGCCCGACCCGGCGGAGGCGGCCCGGGTCACCGCCGCGGTGGACTCACTCGAACGGGCCGTCACCGGGCTGATCCAGCAGGCCCGCCGACGCAGCGCCGCTCCGGCCGGGCCGGGCGGACGGCCTGCGGTCGCCGACGCCGCCGTGGTGGTCCGCGACCGGGTCGAGTTCTGGTCGGTGCTGGCCGAGGACACCGGGCGTACCGTCCGACTCGACCTGGCCAGCGGCCCGCTGCCGGTCGCCGCCGACGCGGAGGAGCTGGCCGCTGCGGTGGACGCCCTGCTCGGCAACGTCTTCGCGCACACCCCGGACGGCACGGGGTTCGCGGTCACCCTGGCCGTGTCCGATGACGGCGCGGTGCTCACCGTCGCCGACGCCGGCCCGGGTCTGCCCGAGGGGCTGGCCCGGCGCGGGGTGTCGCAGGCCGGATCGACCGGACTGGGCCTGGACATCGCCGCCCGGGTGGCCCGGGCCAGCGGCGGCCGGCTGGCGGTGGCGGACGGGTCGCCGGGCGCGGTGGTGACGCTGCGACTGGGCCGGCCACGGTCCTGA
- a CDS encoding response regulator transcription factor: MARLLVIEDDLAIRTPLIRALRDRGHAVAAAHTAMAGLTHALDDRPDLVVLDLGLPDLDGLEMLRMLRAVSRVPVIIATARDDEAEIVRGLDAGADDYVVKPFTAAQLDARVRAVLRRGAGESEEPAVHVGELRIDVRSRQASLAGATLELTPREFDLLHYLAARAGQVVSKRELMTEVWQVPYGGADKTVDVHLSWLRRKLGETAGAPRYLHTVRGVGVRLDAPDGVG; encoded by the coding sequence ACCTGGCGATCCGTACCCCGCTGATCCGGGCCCTACGCGACCGCGGCCACGCCGTCGCGGCCGCGCACACCGCGATGGCCGGCCTGACGCACGCCCTCGACGACCGGCCCGACCTGGTCGTGCTCGACCTCGGCCTGCCCGACCTGGACGGGTTGGAGATGCTGCGGATGCTGCGGGCCGTCAGCCGGGTCCCGGTGATCATCGCCACCGCCCGCGACGACGAGGCCGAGATCGTCCGGGGGCTCGACGCCGGTGCCGACGACTACGTCGTCAAGCCGTTCACCGCCGCCCAGCTCGACGCCCGGGTGCGGGCCGTGCTGCGCCGGGGCGCCGGCGAGTCGGAGGAACCTGCGGTGCACGTCGGTGAGCTGCGCATCGACGTACGGTCCCGACAGGCCAGCCTGGCCGGCGCGACGCTGGAACTGACCCCGCGCGAATTCGACCTGCTGCACTACCTGGCGGCCCGCGCCGGACAGGTGGTCTCCAAGCGGGAGCTGATGACCGAGGTCTGGCAGGTGCCCTACGGCGGCGCCGACAAGACCGTCGACGTCCACCTGTCCTGGCTGCGCCGCAAACTCGGTGAGACCGCCGGCGCGCCCCGCTACCTGCACACCGTGCGCGGCGTCGGGGTACGCCTGGACGCCCCGGACGGCGTCGGGTGA